TGGCTTGCTCGAGCGTGTTGATGAACAAATATTCGGAAGGGTATCCAGGCAAGCGTTTCTATGAAGGTCAGCAAGTGGTTGACCAGGTCGAGAAGCTTGCCATTGCCCGCGCAAAGGCACTATTTGGAGCCGACCACGCGAATGTTCAGCCCTACAGCGGGTCTCCTGCCAATTTGGCGGTATATCATGCTTTCTTGAGACCCGGCGAAACCGTGCTTGGACTTGATCTCGATCACGGAGGTCACTTGACCCATGGATCGAAAGCTTCCGTGACTGGAAAATGGTTCAACGCGGTCCACTACAAGCTGGATCCACTGACTGGCCGTCTCGATATGGGTTCGGTTGCGGCGATGGCTCGTCTACATCGGCCCAAGTTGCTTGTCTGCGGGCATTCCGCTTGGCCCAGAATTCCTGACTTTGCCGCGTTTCGCTCGATCGCAGATGAAGTGGGGGCGATTCTTTGGGTGGACATGGCGCATTTTGCGGGGTTGGTGGCCGGTGGAGTGCATCCCAATCCCGTTGTGCTTGCCGACGTGGTCACGACCACCACCCATAAAACCCTACGGGGACCACGCGGCGGGATGATCCTCTGCAAGGAAAAATTTGGCAGTCAGCTTGATCGAGCCTTGTTTCCAGGTCTGCAAGGGGGACCGCATATGCACAGCATTGCCGGGATTGCCCAAGCGCTTTGGGAAGCTTCCCAGCCTGAATTTTCACAGTACGCCAGGAACGTGGTGACCAATGCGGAGGCGCTCGCAGAAGGGCTGAGGCTTCATGGGTTTGGTTTGGTGACGGGCGGCACCCAAAACCATCTGGTATTGGTGGATCTTCGGAATTTTTCGGTGGATGGGAAAACCTTCGCGGAGGCTCTGGATTTGGCGGGGTTGGTGGTCAATGCCAACAAGGTTCCCTGGGATGACGGGTCCGCTTCGCGGCCCTCGGGAATCCGATTGGGGACCGCTGCTGTGACCACCCGAGGATTCGGCGTTGCGGAAATGGTCCAAATCGCCGATTGGATCAAGGATTCGGTCGACAACCTCGATCGACCGGCGAAGCTCGAGGAAATCCGGGCCCAGACAACCGCATTGGCAAGGAAATTTCCAGTGCCGTAGCACCGATTCCCGCCGCCTCAGTGGGCGGGCTTCAGTACTGGGGTTCGATGGAACACATCCCGAAACATCGAGACGACCATTCCTTCACGGATGCCAGTTCCTGGAACGGAAAAATCCTTCACATCGAGCCATTTGAAGGATTGGTAGTAGATATGGGCGGCTTCGACGATCACATCCGCCCGGTCTGGTTTCAGGCCGAACTCCAGCATTCGATCGACCTCGGATAGCGCCGCGAGTTCGTCCCAAAGTCGATGAAGTTCCTTGCGGGACATCTGGTGGTTTTTGCCGCCGGAAAGCTCCAAAAGCTTTTCCGCGTTGCCGCCGACGGCGATCCCGCGTTCAGGCTGACTGCCCTTCGGGAGATCCCGAAGCCAGGATTGGAGACGCTCCCATTCGGAATCGTCCACTTTCCTCTCCAGAAGGCGCACCGCTCCGATTTTGAAGGATTCCCTGGTGACGGATCGGCCGTCCCGTAGAACCGACAGTTGGGTGCTCCCTCCACCGACATCCACGCACAGATGCAATCCTTCCGCCAGGTCGGGGTTCGCCGCATGGGCCATCAGTGAAAGGTTCGCTTCTTCGTCGCCGTCGATGATTTCGAGTTCGATTCCCGTTTCTGACAGAATTTGTTCCGCCAGGCCATGGCCATTTTT
This DNA window, taken from Fibrobacterota bacterium, encodes the following:
- a CDS encoding serine hydroxymethyltransferase, whose product is MNKTIEPQLQTLLGLEERRQQDRIRLIASENYASQAVRLACSSVLMNKYSEGYPGKRFYEGQQVVDQVEKLAIARAKALFGADHANVQPYSGSPANLAVYHAFLRPGETVLGLDLDHGGHLTHGSKASVTGKWFNAVHYKLDPLTGRLDMGSVAAMARLHRPKLLVCGHSAWPRIPDFAAFRSIADEVGAILWVDMAHFAGLVAGGVHPNPVVLADVVTTTTHKTLRGPRGGMILCKEKFGSQLDRALFPGLQGGPHMHSIAGIAQALWEASQPEFSQYARNVVTNAEALAEGLRLHGFGLVTGGTQNHLVLVDLRNFSVDGKTFAEALDLAGLVVNANKVPWDDGSASRPSGIRLGTAAVTTRGFGVAEMVQIADWIKDSVDNLDRPAKLEEIRAQTTALARKFPVP